The Rhodospirillaceae bacterium genome contains the following window.
GGTCTATGCCGCGCTCCAGGGCCGGATGGGCGGCGTGCTGCACGCCCTCGCCCTCAACACCAGCGCCCCTTGAGCCGGGAGGAACCGGCTGCCATGTTCGGGCTCTTCAAACGCAAACCGGCGCAACCGCTTTCCGATGAGGACCATCCCATGACCCAGGCCGCCGCTCCCGCCGACCATCCCGTGTTCGACCGCATCAGGACCGAAATCGACGACCAGGACGTCGTCCTGTTCATGAAGGGCACGCCGGTCTTTCCCCAGTGCGGCTTCTCGGCGGCGGTGGTCCAGATCCTGTCGCACATGAACGTCAAGTTCAAAGGCGTGAACGTGCTCGACGACATGGAAATCCGCGAAGGCATCAAGGCCTACAGCAACTGGCCGACCATCCCGCAGCTTTACGTCAAGGGCGAATTCGTCGGCGGCTGCGACATCATTCGGGAGATGTTCGAGGAAGGCGAGCTCGAGCAGTATATGGCCGGCAAGGGCCTTTCCGGGACAGCCTGACGGCGATACCGCCGGTTAGACGCCGGCATAAAGGCGGCGCACTCAAACCAGTTCGATCGGCCCCGGATAGCGGGCGACGCGCCTGTCCGCGGTCAGCAGTGTCAGCCCCTCGCACCGCGCCTGCGCCACCAGGATGCGGTCGAACGGATCGCGATGAATCGCCGGCAGGGCGGCGGTTTCGAGCGCATGCGGCCCGGTTACGGGCAATTCTTCGTAACGTCTGGCCAGTAGCCCCCGTCTCAGATCAGCGCCTTTGACCGGGAAATTACCGCGACCGAGGCTGTTCTTGATCGCGACTTCCCAAAGACTGGCTACGCTGAACACCAGCGTCTCCTCCCGGGCCTCGAGTCTTCGCCGGACGTCAGGCGGAAGACGATGCGAGGCGGCAGATATCCAGACCAGAATATGGGTGTCGAGTAGCAGGCTCACGCGCCGAACATCTCGGCAATCTCGTCCTCGAACATCGTATCGAAATCATCCGGGACCTGGAAATCTCCGGCGAGAAAGTCGAACTGTTTCTCCGGCGCTTCCGGCTGCTCCAGCGCCTCGACCTTGACCAATGGTTTCCCGGCGCGCGCAATGATGAAGGGCTCGCCCGCGGCCGCCGCCGCGACGAGGCGCGACAGGTTGGTCTTGGCGTCGTGCATGTTGACGGTTTTCATCGGAAACTCCCGAACTTAGTCCGATAAACTTAGCTAAAGCCGGGCCCGTATTCAATTGGAATTTGCACGATTTCGCTAAATCGATCAACCGGGCGGATGCTGTAACGTGGTCAGCGTCGCCGTGACCAGCAGGATGGCGCAGACCGCGAGCCATTCGACGGCGATGGAGCGGCGCAGGCGGGCCGCCGCCGCCGGTTCGCCCCGGCGCATGGCCGGCACGAAGCGCAGCTTGTTGTGCGCCGCCGCGCCGAGCAGGACCGCCACCCCGGCGATCTTGGCGAGCAGGGTGAGGCCATAGCCGGTCGTCGCCAGCGCCGAAACGTCGCCGAGGAGGCGCCACACCATGACGATCCCGGCGGCGATCAGGACCGGCACCGTGACGGCGGCGATTCGGCCGAAGCGATGGCCCAGTTCGGCCGCCGCGGACAGTTCATCCGGTAGCGCGGCCAGCCTGCGCAGCGGCGACAGGATGCCGATCCAGAAGGCCGCCGCCGCTAGATGCAGGACCAGCAGCGCCTGGAGCCAGAGCGGCCCGGCGTCCGGAATATGGCCGATCCGCGCGAACGACCAGAGCGCAAGCAAACCGCCGGCGCCGGCGATCCAGAGGCCGATCCGCGGCGCGCGCAGCCCGGCGAGGACCAGAAGCAGGCCCGAACCGAGGAGAAGCAGCCGGGTGCCCGGCGGATTCCGCCAGAGCAGGCCCAGCATCTCCGGGTCCGTCATCCCGGACGCATCGCCGGTCATTGCCGCGCCGCGCAACAGGAAACCGAAGCCGGCGGCGGCGAGCGCCAGCAGCGCCAGCGCCGAAGCCTGCCCGCAGATCCGACGGTGCGCCGCTCCGGTCTCCCGCCTGAAGACGAGACGCGCGAGAACCAGCCCGACGCTGCCGAGAACGCCGAAATACATCAGGAACTTCGCAAGGATCGAGAGCAGTTCCCAGAGGTCCGGCAACGGTCACTTCACCCTGAATTCGAAGCTGCCGCGCATCGTGTGGCCGTCCGCCGCCAGCCCGCGCCATTCGATCCGGTAAAGGCCGGAGCCGCCGCCCGATACCGGAATGGCAATTCGGGTCGCAAAGCCCTTCTGCCCGCTCAGATCGAGGTCCACCGCGGCGTTGTCGCCGTGGCGCATCCGCACTTTCGTCAAGCGGATCCGTTTCGCGAACGACAGGACGATCCGGCCCGGCGCTTGCGCCAGCACCGCGCCGTCGGCCGGCTCCGTCGTATTCAGCTTCGAATGCGCGAATGCCGTCGTCGCGCCCAGGAACAGCAGGCCGGCCAGCAGGATTGGCTTCATGGCTCGTCTTCAGTTGATGCCGTTGGCCCGTTGCAGTTCCCGGATATAGGCCACGATCAGGGCGACGTCGTCACGGCTCAAGCCCTCGACCGGCGCCATGTTGCCGAACCGCCAGTGATGGGCGCGGACGCCGAGGGCGACCGCCCGCTGGAACGATTCGTCGCCATGATGGCCGGGTTCATAGATGATGTGAACCAGCGGCGGCCCGAGCTCCTCCTGCCCCGCGGCGTTCGGCCCGTGGCAGGTGACGCAGTTTTCGTCGAACAGCCGTTTACCGCTCTGCGCCCGGTCGGACAGCGCATCCGGCAGGACGATCTCGACCATCGGAGCGCCGCCCGCTTCCGTTGCGGCCTCCGGTGTCGCCCTGCGGTCCGAAGCGCCGAACAGGAAATATCCGCCGGCGACGAGCGCGCCGGCCAGCACGAGCAAGATCGCGGATTGCTTCAGTGACATGCCCGGCCCAGCGCCTTGAGCCGCCAGTAGTTGTAGGGCAGCGGCGTGACGAAGCCGGCAGCCAGCATGAGCGGCACGACCCACCATGTCAGCATGGCACCGCCGGTCAGCGCCCAGTCGACCGCGTTCATCATGGTCTCCATGGCGACCATCGAGATGAAGGACATGCCGATGGCGGTGCGGAAGGCCGTCCGCAAGTCCATCTGGCGGGCGAGGATGAAGGTCTCCAGGGCGATGGAGGTCAGCAGGCCGTTCACGATCGCGAGGGTCATGATCGCCAGGGTCGGCCAGGGGATGCCGGTGAACTGGAAGAAGGCGATGGTGCCGAAATCGCCGATGGCGCAGCCGAGCAGGCACCAGGCCGTGTTCTTCGACGCCCTGTTCCAGGTGTGGCGGCAGCGCCAGTCTATCGCCAGGTTTTCCGCAATCGCAGCCATGTGCGCCCCGCTTGCTTTGCTCTCCGAGGCAACCTAGTGTTTCCAGTTACTGGAAGGTCAAGAGGTCCGCGATGAACATTTCCACTGTGGCCGAAGCCGCCGGGCTACCGGTCAAGACGGTGCGCTACTATTCGGACATCGGCCTGGTGCCGGCGCCCGCCCGATCCGATTCCGGTTACCGCAGCTACGACGACAGCGCGCTGCGCAAGCTGGTGTTTGTCCGCCGGGCGCGGGAATTCGGCTTCTCGGTCGGAGAGTGCCGCGAGCTTCTGGGTCTCTATGAGGACCGGCACCGCTCCAGCGCCGACGTCAAACGGATCGCGGCCCGGCGGCTGGAAGAGATCGCCGAAAAGCAGCGCGAGCTGCAGTCCCTGCACGACGAGCTCGCCCACCTGGTCGAAGCCTGCCGCGGCGACCACCGGCCCGACTGCCCGATCATCGACGGCCTGGAAGCCCGCCGCCCGGCCGCGCTGGCGCGCGCCCCGATCGATCGGCCCGGGTAGGTCGACCCGGTTCCGGCCGACGGGAGCAGAGCTTATGGACTTCGAACTTCGCTTCGCTGCCGCCGGGGAGGCGAGCGAGGTCGCGGCGCTGGTGGACCGCGCCTACTCCGGCTACATCGAACGGATGGGCCGCATGCCGGGCCCGATGCTGGACGACTATGCCGCGCTGATTGCCGACGGGCTGGTGCGCGTTATCTGCCGCGACGAACGGATCTGCGGTGTCCTCGTGCTGATCGAGAAGGACGACCACCTGCTGCTCGACAACGTCGCCGTCGATCCGGACGCCCAGGGTTTCGGAATCGGGCGGCGGCTGGTGGAGGCGGCGGAAGCGGCCGCGCGGCGCCTGGGCTATGGCACCGTGCGCCTCTACACCCACGAAACGATGGTCGAAAACGTCGCCCTGTACGAACATCTCGGATTCTCGATTACCCACAGGATGAAAGAACGCGGATACGACCGGATCTATATGGCAAAAGCGGTCGATTGATCGGCGGGGCCGGATGGCGGCACACCGTCGCCCGGCCGATTGGCGGCATGCGGCAGTCGGCGCGAAGTCCGCGAAGCCAATAATTCGCAAATCCAAAATATCGTTTTAATTTATCCTGAATTTTGCATGAAGCCGGTCCAAACTGCCCCGATGCTATCATCGGTCAGGTCTCAACATCCCAATAAATATGAAAATTGAAAATTAGAATTTGTATTTGCATAGAACCTGACCTAGAATACCCCCCATGATCCCCCGTGACATCGCCCCTTGGCTCGAACGGGCAGCGCGGACATGGCCGTCGATCACGCTCACCGGCCCCCGCCAGAGCGGCAAGACGACACTGTGCCGGGAGCTGTTCCCGCATCTGCCGTATCGGTCTCTGGAGACGCCGGACGTGCGGGCGTTTGCAGCCGAAGACCCGCGCGCGTTCCTGGCGCAACTTCCCGACGGTGCCGTGATCGATGAAGTGCAGCGGGTTCCGGACCTGTGCTCCTACCTTCAGGGTATCATAGACGCCGACCCAGCGCCGGGCCGCTGGATCCTCACGGGTTCGCAGAATATCTCCCTGTTGGAGAACGTGAGCCAATCGCTGGCCGGACGGACGGCGATCTACAATCTCCTTCCGCTGAGCCATCGCGAGATCCTGCGCTTTCCGCGCCGTCCGAAGACCCTGGGCGTGACCCTGTTCGCCGGCGGCTATCCGCGCATTTTCGACCGCGAACTGGACCCCGCGGACTGGCTGGGTTCCTACGTCGCCGCCTATATCGAACGCGACGTGCGGACGGTGTCCAACATCGGCGATCTCGCGACGTTCCAGCGCTTCGTCGCGCTGTGCGCCGGCCGGACAGCGCAATTGCTGAACTACGCATCCCTGGCCGGCGATTGCGGCATTACGCAACCGACTGCAAGGGCCTGGCTCAGCGTCCTCGAAACCGGCTTTATCGCGTTCCGGCTGCCGCCGTTTCACGGCAATCTGCGCAAACGGCTCGTGAAGATGCC
Protein-coding sequences here:
- a CDS encoding ATP-binding protein; this encodes MIPRDIAPWLERAARTWPSITLTGPRQSGKTTLCRELFPHLPYRSLETPDVRAFAAEDPRAFLAQLPDGAVIDEVQRVPDLCSYLQGIIDADPAPGRWILTGSQNISLLENVSQSLAGRTAIYNLLPLSHREILRFPRRPKTLGVTLFAGGYPRIFDRELDPADWLGSYVAAYIERDVRTVSNIGDLATFQRFVALCAGRTAQLLNYASLAGDCGITQPTARAWLSVLETGFIAFRLPPFHGNLRKRLVKMPKLHFYDTGLACWLLGIRTPDQLRSHPLRGAIFESWVVSEIAKHRINRGETGGLSFYRDSNGAEADLVIEHPSRLTIVEAKSAATASSDLFAGARRVRRHFAQQSRPCSLIVAYGGERTEHREAGDLIPWRELHRAGFHEAP
- a CDS encoding GNAT family N-acetyltransferase, giving the protein MDFELRFAAAGEASEVAALVDRAYSGYIERMGRMPGPMLDDYAALIADGLVRVICRDERICGVLVLIEKDDHLLLDNVAVDPDAQGFGIGRRLVEAAEAAARRLGYGTVRLYTHETMVENVALYEHLGFSITHRMKERGYDRIYMAKAVD
- the grxD gene encoding Grx4 family monothiol glutaredoxin, translated to MTQAAAPADHPVFDRIRTEIDDQDVVLFMKGTPVFPQCGFSAAVVQILSHMNVKFKGVNVLDDMEIREGIKAYSNWPTIPQLYVKGEFVGGCDIIREMFEEGELEQYMAGKGLSGTA
- a CDS encoding DUF4396 domain-containing protein — its product is MAAIAENLAIDWRCRHTWNRASKNTAWCLLGCAIGDFGTIAFFQFTGIPWPTLAIMTLAIVNGLLTSIALETFILARQMDLRTAFRTAIGMSFISMVAMETMMNAVDWALTGGAMLTWWVVPLMLAAGFVTPLPYNYWRLKALGRACH
- a CDS encoding type II toxin-antitoxin system VapC family toxin, encoding MSLLLDTHILVWISAASHRLPPDVRRRLEAREETLVFSVASLWEVAIKNSLGRGNFPVKGADLRRGLLARRYEELPVTGPHALETAALPAIHRDPFDRILVAQARCEGLTLLTADRRVARYPGPIELV
- a CDS encoding type II toxin-antitoxin system prevent-host-death family antitoxin, which gives rise to MKTVNMHDAKTNLSRLVAAAAAGEPFIIARAGKPLVKVEALEQPEAPEKQFDFLAGDFQVPDDFDTMFEDEIAEMFGA
- a CDS encoding copper resistance protein CopC; the protein is MKPILLAGLLFLGATTAFAHSKLNTTEPADGAVLAQAPGRIVLSFAKRIRLTKVRMRHGDNAAVDLDLSGQKGFATRIAIPVSGGGSGLYRIEWRGLAADGHTMRGSFEFRVK
- the cueR gene encoding Cu(I)-responsive transcriptional regulator, with amino-acid sequence MNISTVAEAAGLPVKTVRYYSDIGLVPAPARSDSGYRSYDDSALRKLVFVRRAREFGFSVGECRELLGLYEDRHRSSADVKRIAARRLEEIAEKQRELQSLHDELAHLVEACRGDHRPDCPIIDGLEARRPAALARAPIDRPG
- a CDS encoding CopD family protein, whose amino-acid sequence is MPDLWELLSILAKFLMYFGVLGSVGLVLARLVFRRETGAAHRRICGQASALALLALAAAGFGFLLRGAAMTGDASGMTDPEMLGLLWRNPPGTRLLLLGSGLLLVLAGLRAPRIGLWIAGAGGLLALWSFARIGHIPDAGPLWLQALLVLHLAAAAFWIGILSPLRRLAALPDELSAAAELGHRFGRIAAVTVPVLIAAGIVMVWRLLGDVSALATTGYGLTLLAKIAGVAVLLGAAAHNKLRFVPAMRRGEPAAAARLRRSIAVEWLAVCAILLVTATLTTLQHPPG
- a CDS encoding cytochrome c, which encodes MSLKQSAILLVLAGALVAGGYFLFGASDRRATPEAATEAGGAPMVEIVLPDALSDRAQSGKRLFDENCVTCHGPNAAGQEELGPPLVHIIYEPGHHGDESFQRAVALGVRAHHWRFGNMAPVEGLSRDDVALIVAYIRELQRANGIN